The following are encoded together in the Xylanibacillus composti genome:
- a CDS encoding Fur family transcriptional regulator, with protein MTIYGRKGGRTVHDKLESALDKLKTTGVRMTPQRHAILAYLLESPTHPSVDEIYRALEKKFPSMSVATIYNNLKLFLEAGLVRELTYGDGASRFDADMSSHYHAICDICGTIEDFDCDPLTEVESLAASETGFQVSRHRMEVYGICPACANATKH; from the coding sequence ATGACTATATACGGCAGGAAGGGTGGGAGAACCGTGCATGACAAATTGGAATCGGCTTTGGATAAATTGAAAACAACAGGTGTACGCATGACTCCGCAAAGGCATGCCATTCTTGCTTATCTGCTTGAATCCCCCACTCATCCGAGTGTGGACGAAATTTATCGTGCATTGGAGAAGAAATTTCCGAGCATGAGTGTGGCCACCATTTATAACAACCTGAAGCTGTTCCTTGAAGCTGGATTAGTCAGGGAGTTGACTTACGGTGACGGCGCCAGCCGGTTTGATGCGGATATGTCCAGCCACTACCACGCCATTTGCGATATATGCGGGACGATCGAAGATTTCGATTGCGATCCGCTGACCGAGGTGGAATCGCTGGCAGCGAGCGAGACAGGCTTTCAGGTCAGTCGTCACCGGATGGAGGTTTACGGCATTTGTCCCGCGTGCGCAAATGCAACGAAGCATTAG